A single region of the candidate division WOR-3 bacterium genome encodes:
- a CDS encoding M42 family metallopeptidase yields MRIDEKLTEYVVEQVVRLVKTPSLAGHTDQAISYVEQELTRSGIKNRRTGRGALLATLEGREPGPHRALTAHVDTLGAMVKEVSSDGSLVFTPVGGYALGTVEGEYVTIEPGSGKPLRGTILFDEPSAHVSKKINDTKREFDNMRIRLDSEVHNEKDVARLGIAVGDYVHFDPRCEVTETGFVKTRHLDDKAGVACLLGSLKALADSGTRPRLTTHFLFSTSEEVGFGASAGIPNEVTELVAVDMGAVGKGQESDEYSVCICAKDSTGPFDYALRQRLVKLCRSKKIPFKVDIYPFYGSDAAVAVRAGLDAVTGLIGPGINASHNLERTHRKALAATVRLILAYVMGEK; encoded by the coding sequence ATGCGCATAGATGAGAAACTGACCGAGTACGTAGTTGAGCAGGTCGTCCGGCTGGTCAAGACACCCAGCCTGGCTGGCCACACCGACCAGGCCATCAGCTACGTTGAACAAGAGCTGACCCGGTCCGGCATCAAGAACCGTCGCACCGGGCGCGGCGCGCTGCTGGCAACGCTTGAGGGCCGGGAGCCCGGCCCGCACCGGGCGCTGACCGCCCACGTAGATACATTGGGCGCGATGGTAAAGGAGGTGTCGAGCGACGGCTCGCTCGTGTTCACACCGGTCGGCGGCTACGCACTGGGCACGGTCGAAGGTGAGTACGTGACGATCGAACCCGGCTCAGGGAAGCCCCTCCGCGGCACCATCCTGTTCGACGAGCCGTCCGCCCACGTCAGCAAGAAGATAAACGACACCAAGCGCGAGTTCGACAACATGAGAATCCGTCTCGACTCCGAGGTTCACAACGAAAAGGACGTTGCGAGGCTCGGCATCGCAGTCGGCGACTACGTTCACTTCGACCCACGCTGCGAGGTGACCGAGACCGGGTTCGTCAAAACCCGTCACCTCGACGACAAAGCCGGAGTGGCGTGTCTGCTTGGTTCTCTGAAGGCACTGGCCGATTCAGGAACGCGTCCGCGCCTGACGACGCACTTCTTGTTCAGCACGTCAGAAGAGGTCGGGTTCGGCGCCTCAGCGGGAATCCCAAACGAAGTCACGGAACTGGTCGCCGTTGACATGGGCGCGGTCGGCAAGGGTCAGGAGTCGGACGAGTACTCGGTCTGCATCTGCGCCAAGGACTCAACCGGGCCGTTTGACTACGCCTTGCGGCAGCGGCTGGTGAAACTGTGCCGCTCGAAGAAGATACCCTTCAAGGTCGACATCTACCCGTTCTACGGCTCGGACGCAGCCGTTGCCGTACGGGCCGGGTTGGATGCAGTCACCGGGCTTATCGGCCCGGGCATCAACGCATCGCACAACCTCGAACGGACTCACCGCAAGGCCCTGGCCGCAACTGTCCGGCTGATTCTCGCGTACGTCATGGGAGAGAAGTGA
- a CDS encoding serpin family protein, whose protein sequence is MSCQLACSRNAGTATAIVGRKRWLCPIRSGGTMNLLLAAILFCSAASGAQPAAIRTAELVEADNMFGLAVFDQLTTARPQENVFISPLSIAIALQMTAHGAAGATWDAMAGTMRVSGLPRSEVAAGNQRLREDLVNSDKAVRLGIANSLWLRKGVMLRKQFADDCGKYYRASVTTLDFARPSAVTTINDWCSKNTNGRIKQIVSELKPEEILVLVNAIYFKGTWTEKFDPKLTAPREFHLAAGSVQRQMMNREDKFRYKENDAMQAVALPYGDERLNLYIFLPRDKDGLGKLINATKPENFAALFAGFGEKKGTVVLPRFKLEYEQSLNKVLAQLGMGIAFTPGADFSGMVVPPATAAISEVLHKTFVEVNEEGTEAAAVTAIKMLATAMPRQDEKFSFICDHPFLCAIRDDVTGSILFLGAIYDPKQ, encoded by the coding sequence ATGTCCTGCCAGCTAGCCTGTTCAAGAAATGCGGGGACTGCCACCGCTATCGTCGGACGAAAACGGTGGCTGTGCCCAATCCGTTCTGGAGGAACCATGAACTTACTGCTCGCAGCCATTCTCTTCTGCTCGGCCGCATCCGGCGCCCAGCCGGCGGCAATCCGTACCGCGGAGTTGGTCGAGGCCGACAATATGTTTGGGCTCGCGGTCTTCGACCAGCTCACCACGGCCCGGCCGCAAGAGAACGTCTTCATCTCGCCCTTGAGCATCGCCATCGCCCTGCAGATGACCGCGCATGGCGCGGCCGGCGCGACCTGGGATGCGATGGCCGGCACGATGCGGGTATCCGGGCTCCCTCGCTCCGAGGTCGCGGCCGGCAACCAGCGACTCCGCGAGGATTTGGTGAACTCCGACAAGGCGGTCCGGCTCGGCATCGCCAACTCGCTCTGGCTGCGCAAAGGCGTGATGCTGCGCAAGCAGTTCGCCGACGACTGCGGCAAGTACTACCGGGCGTCGGTGACCACGCTCGACTTCGCCCGGCCTTCGGCAGTGACCACCATCAACGACTGGTGCTCCAAGAACACCAACGGCCGCATCAAGCAGATAGTGAGCGAGCTGAAGCCCGAGGAGATCCTCGTCCTCGTCAACGCCATCTACTTCAAGGGAACCTGGACGGAGAAGTTCGACCCCAAGCTCACGGCTCCGCGCGAGTTCCACCTGGCTGCGGGCAGCGTCCAGCGCCAGATGATGAACCGTGAAGACAAGTTCCGCTACAAAGAGAACGACGCCATGCAGGCGGTCGCCCTGCCCTACGGCGACGAGCGGCTCAACCTGTATATCTTCCTGCCCCGCGACAAGGACGGTCTGGGCAAGCTCATCAACGCGACCAAGCCGGAGAACTTCGCCGCGCTCTTCGCCGGGTTCGGCGAAAAGAAAGGCACGGTCGTCCTGCCCCGGTTCAAGCTCGAGTACGAGCAGAGCCTGAACAAGGTGCTCGCTCAGCTCGGCATGGGCATCGCCTTCACACCCGGTGCCGACTTCTCAGGCATGGTCGTGCCGCCGGCGACCGCAGCAATCAGCGAAGTCCTGCACAAGACGTTCGTCGAGGTCAACGAAGAAGGAACCGAGGCAGCGGCAGTGACCGCGATTAAGATGCTCGCGACGGCGATGCCGCGCCAGGACGAGAAGTTCTCCTTCATCTGCGACCACCCATTCCTCTGCGCCATCCGCGACGACGTGACCGGCTCTATTCTCTTCCTCGGCGCCATCTACGACCCGAAGCAGTAG
- a CDS encoding O-acetylhomoserine aminocarboxypropyltransferase/cysteine synthase, producing MAHSTPPSPSEGVQKYIDRANQALEVRKQDIARAKKRRFDTIAVHGLYTATEAIEKNQGAIIEPVFASSGQAYRDSDEMEAAQAGQIPTWAYIRIHNPTLGYLEDTLALLEAYGTEVDAGCVVYSSGMAAIENLTDTLLVKQGSDPINFVAQCQIYGGTFQQFNVRKMQERGIEVRWILDPNNLDEWRSKIDRNTRFLYGELPSNPGLVFFDLKKTVDLAHEHGLPYIADSTIATPALLRPLAYGADIVVHSVTKTMSASGTGTAGAIIARKSIPSNVDNDRMKADLCTYLREYPHRDQGGCLHPYQALSSINDLRTLRTRVDVWSQSALKVARFLQKQPGVTNVNYLGLEDHPLHPLASKYLWLADSEYDDRYGKKVNRYGHLLSFRVKAGPQAARKVFDRLQLIMRVTDLGRVKSIATIPSISTHLQQGEESRKMAHIPPDLIRLSVGAEHPDDIVADLEQALSGAK from the coding sequence ATGGCCCATTCAACGCCGCCCTCGCCGAGCGAGGGCGTACAGAAGTACATCGACCGCGCCAACCAGGCGCTTGAGGTCCGCAAACAGGATATCGCGCGGGCGAAGAAGCGCCGCTTCGACACCATCGCGGTTCACGGCCTCTATACCGCGACCGAGGCGATTGAGAAGAACCAGGGCGCGATCATCGAGCCGGTTTTCGCCAGCTCCGGTCAGGCCTACCGCGATTCGGACGAGATGGAGGCCGCGCAGGCGGGCCAGATCCCGACCTGGGCCTACATCCGCATCCATAACCCGACGCTCGGCTACCTCGAGGACACGCTCGCCCTGCTCGAGGCCTACGGCACCGAGGTGGACGCGGGCTGTGTGGTCTATTCATCCGGCATGGCGGCAATCGAGAACTTGACCGACACGCTGCTCGTCAAGCAGGGCAGCGACCCCATCAACTTCGTCGCCCAGTGCCAGATATACGGCGGAACCTTCCAGCAGTTCAACGTCCGCAAGATGCAGGAACGCGGCATCGAAGTGCGCTGGATTCTCGACCCGAACAACCTCGACGAGTGGCGGTCGAAGATCGACAGGAACACCCGGTTCCTGTACGGCGAGCTGCCCTCCAACCCCGGCCTGGTGTTCTTCGACCTGAAGAAGACGGTCGACCTGGCCCACGAACACGGGCTGCCGTACATCGCCGACTCGACCATCGCCACGCCCGCGCTGCTGCGGCCGCTCGCCTACGGCGCCGACATCGTGGTTCACTCGGTGACCAAGACGATGAGCGCGTCCGGCACCGGCACGGCCGGCGCCATCATCGCCCGCAAGTCGATTCCCTCGAACGTGGACAACGACCGGATGAAGGCTGACCTCTGCACCTACCTGCGCGAGTACCCGCACCGCGACCAGGGCGGTTGCCTACACCCGTACCAGGCACTGTCGTCAATTAATGACCTGCGCACCCTGCGCACCCGCGTGGACGTCTGGTCGCAGAGCGCGCTCAAGGTGGCCCGGTTCCTGCAGAAGCAGCCGGGAGTCACCAACGTCAACTACCTCGGCCTCGAGGACCATCCGCTTCACCCGCTGGCGAGCAAGTACCTCTGGCTGGCCGACTCCGAGTACGACGACCGTTACGGGAAGAAGGTGAACCGCTACGGACATCTACTCTCGTTCCGCGTGAAGGCAGGGCCCCAGGCCGCGCGCAAGGTCTTTGACCGGCTGCAACTCATCATGCGCGTAACGGACCTTGGCCGCGTGAAGTCCATCGCCACCATTCCCTCAATCTCTACTCACCTGCAGCAGGGCGAGGAAAGCCGCAAGATGGCCCACATCCCGCCCGACCTTATCCGGCTCTCGGTCGGAGCAGAGCATCCGGACGATATCGTAGCGGACTTAGAGCAGGCGTTGAGCGGAGCGAAGTAG
- a CDS encoding cofactor-independent phosphoglycerate mutase produces the protein MRYVVFLADGAADFPVPELGGKTPLQVARKPAIDRIARLGRCGSFVTVDEDMPPGSEVANLTVLGYDPHECYQGRGVIEAASMGVKLNDADIAMRCNLICVADGRVKNHSAGHISTEEAHKLIRHVDRYIGGDDAHFFPGISYRHLMVLDQGSTDFDCFPPHDHVGEKVEDLMIVPKSEEAKPTVARLNDMIRGSWNLLPHHSVNRERVKAGKDPANSIWFWSQGRKPKMKTLKEQYGITGAVISAVDLIKGLGVYAGLDVIDVPGATGLIDTNYEGKADACLNALADHDFVFVHVEASDEAAHAKDLKQKILAIEYLDSRLVTRVMKGVEEKGIAATVAVLPDHMTPVAEGNHVHGPVPVAILTPDVAPDSVQAYDEAACASGSLGMLHGSDFIRTVLNRNSGR, from the coding sequence ATGCGTTATGTCGTCTTTCTCGCCGACGGCGCTGCCGACTTTCCGGTCCCCGAGCTCGGTGGAAAGACCCCGCTGCAGGTAGCAAGGAAGCCCGCTATCGACCGCATCGCCCGGCTCGGCCGCTGCGGCTCGTTCGTCACGGTTGACGAAGACATGCCGCCCGGTTCCGAGGTCGCTAACCTGACCGTGCTCGGGTACGACCCGCACGAATGCTACCAGGGCCGCGGCGTCATCGAGGCCGCTTCGATGGGCGTCAAGCTGAACGACGCCGACATCGCGATGCGTTGTAACCTGATCTGCGTCGCGGACGGCCGAGTCAAGAACCACTCGGCCGGCCACATCTCAACCGAAGAAGCGCACAAGCTCATCCGCCACGTTGACCGCTACATCGGCGGCGACGACGCCCACTTCTTCCCCGGCATCTCCTACCGACACCTGATGGTGCTCGACCAGGGCTCTACCGACTTCGACTGCTTCCCGCCCCACGACCATGTCGGCGAGAAGGTCGAGGACCTGATGATTGTCCCGAAGTCCGAAGAGGCCAAGCCGACGGTCGCCCGGCTGAACGACATGATTCGTGGTTCTTGGAACCTGCTGCCGCACCACTCGGTCAACCGGGAACGGGTCAAAGCCGGGAAAGACCCGGCCAACTCCATCTGGTTCTGGTCACAGGGCCGCAAACCCAAGATGAAGACCCTGAAGGAACAGTACGGCATCACCGGCGCGGTCATCTCTGCGGTCGACCTGATCAAAGGACTCGGCGTCTACGCCGGGCTCGACGTAATCGACGTACCCGGCGCGACCGGTCTCATTGACACCAACTATGAAGGCAAAGCCGACGCCTGCCTGAATGCGCTCGCAGACCACGACTTCGTCTTTGTCCATGTTGAGGCATCGGACGAAGCAGCGCACGCCAAGGACTTGAAGCAGAAGATCCTTGCCATCGAGTATCTCGACTCGCGCCTGGTCACGCGGGTGATGAAGGGGGTTGAGGAGAAAGGCATCGCGGCCACGGTTGCGGTCCTGCCTGACCACATGACGCCGGTTGCCGAGGGCAATCACGTCCACGGTCCGGTTCCGGTCGCGATACTGACTCCGGACGTCGCACCCGACTCAGTCCAGGCGTACGACGAAGCCGCCTGCGCTTCAGGTTCCCTCGGAATGCTGCACGGCTCCGACTTCATCAGAACTGTCTTGAACCGAAACTCCGGTCGCTAG
- the thrC gene encoding threonine synthase encodes MILLYSTNLHSPDVDLKGALLQGQAPDKGLYMPREIPRIPLDEIVGFRDKSYPEIAFAVLKRYTQGLIPDDELVRLCAECYNYDVPLEKVYDRNYLMRLDQGPTASFKDFAARMMARMMRYFLKMGTVPPGGLSPFSNSDRVSDHSDNLVILTATSGDTGSAVANAFHNVDGISMVVLFPIKEVSDRQRKQMTTLGGNVSVIGVDGQFDDCQALVKLAFADPALKRIRFSSANSINIGRLLPQAVYYLYAWAKLQEKGEAAVISVPSGNFGDICGGLIARQMGLPVARYVIATNANDEFPKFVATGRYEKIVPSRVCISNAMNVGHPSNLPRLVALYGGAMDEQGKVSKEPDFAAIRRDIYAVSIDDEGTRQAIKDAWARYKTMLEPHGAVGWAGLVRYLEPLNPGILESSPLAISIETAHPAKFPEEIQRLLSVDPPLPPSLAGLDTKPEHYEKGPNDYGWFSDFLNRKFPRG; translated from the coding sequence ATCATCCTTCTCTACAGCACCAACCTACATTCCCCGGACGTGGACTTGAAAGGCGCTCTTCTCCAGGGCCAGGCCCCGGACAAGGGTCTCTACATGCCGCGCGAGATTCCGAGAATCCCGCTCGACGAGATTGTCGGGTTCCGCGACAAGAGCTACCCCGAGATCGCCTTTGCCGTCCTGAAGCGTTACACCCAGGGCCTGATCCCCGATGACGAACTGGTGCGGCTGTGCGCCGAGTGCTACAACTACGACGTGCCGCTGGAAAAGGTGTACGACCGGAACTACCTTATGCGGCTCGACCAGGGCCCGACCGCGAGTTTCAAGGACTTCGCGGCCCGGATGATGGCGCGGATGATGCGCTACTTCCTGAAAATGGGGACTGTACCTCCTGGTGGACTGTCCCCATTTTCGAATTCGGATCGTGTCTCAGACCATTCGGACAATCTCGTCATCCTCACGGCCACCTCCGGTGACACCGGCTCGGCGGTCGCCAACGCCTTCCACAACGTGGACGGTATCTCGATGGTGGTGCTCTTCCCGATCAAGGAGGTCTCTGACCGCCAACGGAAGCAGATGACCACACTCGGCGGTAACGTCTCGGTCATCGGCGTGGACGGTCAGTTCGACGACTGCCAGGCTCTGGTCAAGCTCGCCTTTGCCGACCCGGCACTGAAGCGTATCCGCTTCTCGTCGGCCAACTCCATCAACATCGGCCGGCTTCTGCCGCAGGCGGTCTACTACCTGTATGCCTGGGCCAAGCTGCAGGAGAAGGGCGAGGCAGCGGTCATCTCGGTTCCATCCGGCAACTTCGGCGACATCTGCGGCGGCCTGATTGCCCGGCAGATGGGTCTGCCGGTCGCACGCTACGTCATCGCCACCAACGCCAACGATGAGTTCCCGAAGTTCGTCGCCACGGGCAGGTACGAGAAGATCGTACCCTCGCGCGTCTGCATCTCCAACGCGATGAACGTCGGCCACCCGTCCAATCTGCCGCGGCTCGTGGCCTTGTATGGTGGCGCGATGGATGAGCAGGGCAAGGTCTCCAAGGAGCCAGACTTTGCGGCGATACGGCGCGACATCTACGCCGTCAGCATCGACGACGAAGGAACCCGACAGGCAATCAAGGACGCCTGGGCCAGGTACAAAACGATGCTCGAGCCGCACGGCGCGGTCGGCTGGGCCGGACTGGTCCGCTACCTGGAACCCTTGAATCCTGGAATCCTTGAATCCTCCCCTCTGGCCATCTCCATCGAAACCGCCCACCCGGCCAAGTTCCCCGAGGAAATCCAGCGTTTGCTCAGCGTCGACCCGCCGCTGCCGCCCTCGCTCGCCGGCCTCGACACTAAGCCGGAGCACTACGAGAAGGGTCCGAATGACTACGGGTGGTTCTCCGATTTCCTTAATCGGAAGTTCCCAAGAGGTTGA
- a CDS encoding DUF4389 domain-containing protein, translating into MALLVALLVGSEYRWGFDGAGGDVAWATAGCVVAPALLMILFRQKYPRWWFDWNLNLNRFVFRVSAYFGLLRDEYPSTDEEQAVHLDVAYPEVKTELNRWLPLVKWFLVIPHIVVLCFVNIAAYVCVIIAWFAILFTGRYPRPLFDFVVGVMRWQARVVWYAVLFATDKYPPFSIEA; encoded by the coding sequence ATGGCGTTGCTGGTAGCGCTGCTCGTCGGCAGCGAGTACCGATGGGGTTTTGATGGCGCGGGTGGAGATGTCGCGTGGGCGACAGCGGGATGCGTAGTCGCGCCGGCGCTGCTGATGATCCTCTTCCGGCAGAAGTACCCTCGCTGGTGGTTCGACTGGAACCTGAACCTGAACCGGTTCGTCTTCCGGGTGAGTGCGTACTTCGGGCTACTGCGGGACGAGTACCCTTCCACCGACGAGGAGCAGGCAGTGCACCTCGACGTCGCCTACCCGGAGGTGAAGACCGAGCTGAACCGCTGGCTGCCGCTGGTGAAGTGGTTCCTCGTCATCCCGCACATCGTCGTCCTCTGTTTCGTCAACATCGCCGCATACGTCTGCGTCATCATCGCCTGGTTCGCCATCCTCTTCACCGGCCGGTATCCGCGGCCGCTGTTCGATTTCGTGGTCGGGGTGATGCGCTGGCAGGCACGCGTGGTGTGGTACGCGGTGCTGTTCGCGACAGACAAGTATCCGCCGTTCAGTATTGAAGCATGA
- a CDS encoding polymer-forming cytoskeletal protein, which yields MSEKGIKGQRDRGAKFRDRALYPFLPRSPCAFALLSSLFTLSFAAQFVGEPSYTLPADETRIGDIYFSGTMLRIEGRLDGSVLAGSQTINVSGPVTRNLFLAAQNIDVSGAAAGDLVAIGATLTVSGRIGGAVRAGAGAIYINGGVGQDVLAGGAALAIGKNAEVRGDVVAGCQKLEIAGTVRGDVKAVANEVVISGSIDGDVDVTVADKLSLTPDARVYGNLRYRSSKTLDVANPDNVFGNIEHVQLPTPKEIEDLRQMKPRPGMLVRFFLPFTILSIVGALVVGFLLVAIWKHALNEGLTRSLGHWGRTLGFGAIGFLIGPMSIVVAFALIITIPAGLIALAAYIVCLYVAKVLAGMFTGRLLFRIFGSPEVSLWWAAPVGIAIVFALCAIPYAGWAFWLASMAVGFGVLAELLGMSRTA from the coding sequence ATGAGCGAGAAAGGGATAAAGGGACAAAGGGATCGCGGGGCGAAGTTCCGGGACCGGGCACTCTATCCCTTTCTCCCTCGATCCCCCTGTGCCTTTGCCCTTCTCTCTTCACTCTTCACCCTTTCCTTTGCCGCCCAGTTCGTCGGCGAACCGAGCTACACGTTGCCGGCCGATGAGACGCGCATCGGCGACATCTACTTCAGCGGAACGATGCTCCGCATTGAGGGTCGGCTCGACGGTTCGGTACTGGCGGGATCCCAGACCATCAACGTTTCCGGCCCGGTCACGCGCAACCTCTTTCTCGCGGCTCAGAATATCGACGTGTCGGGCGCGGCGGCCGGCGACCTGGTCGCGATCGGCGCGACCCTCACCGTCAGCGGCCGCATCGGCGGTGCGGTCCGGGCCGGTGCCGGCGCGATCTACATCAACGGCGGCGTCGGTCAGGACGTGCTGGCCGGCGGCGCCGCGCTGGCCATCGGCAAGAATGCTGAGGTCCGCGGCGACGTAGTTGCCGGCTGTCAGAAGCTCGAAATCGCCGGCACGGTGCGCGGTGACGTAAAGGCGGTCGCCAATGAAGTCGTGATATCCGGCTCGATTGACGGCGATGTGGACGTGACCGTGGCCGACAAGCTGTCACTCACTCCCGACGCCCGCGTCTACGGCAACCTGCGCTACCGCTCGAGCAAGACGCTCGATGTCGCCAACCCCGACAACGTATTCGGTAACATCGAGCACGTGCAACTCCCCACGCCAAAGGAAATCGAGGACCTCAGGCAGATGAAACCCCGACCGGGGATGCTCGTCAGGTTCTTCCTGCCGTTTACGATTCTCTCGATAGTCGGAGCGCTGGTGGTCGGGTTCCTGCTCGTGGCAATCTGGAAGCATGCCCTCAACGAAGGTCTGACTCGCTCGCTCGGTCACTGGGGCCGGACCCTCGGCTTCGGCGCCATCGGGTTCCTTATCGGCCCGATGAGCATCGTGGTGGCGTTCGCGCTCATCATAACCATTCCTGCCGGCCTCATCGCCCTGGCCGCATACATTGTCTGCCTCTACGTGGCCAAGGTGCTCGCCGGCATGTTCACCGGCCGGCTGTTGTTCCGGATCTTCGGCTCGCCCGAGGTCTCGCTCTGGTGGGCCGCTCCGGTTGGCATCGCCATCGTATTCGCCCTGTGCGCCATCCCCTACGCGGGGTGGGCATTCTGGCTCGCAAGCATGGCTGTTGGTTTCGGGGTCCTTGCCGAACTGCTCGGCATGTCCCGCACCGCCTAG
- a CDS encoding four helix bundle protein, with the protein MKGSSDREKLRSYRDLKVWQRSYATSLKVYRLTIGFPAGELYGLVSQMRRAAISIPSNIAEGYGRHSSAEFLRSLRIAYGSNCELETQVMIACDLRLLTAEDSKGLRNDIHEVELMLASLMRTIKRRSISRSLVPSISEKR; encoded by the coding sequence ATCAAGGGATCGAGTGATCGAGAGAAGCTCAGGAGCTACCGCGACCTCAAAGTGTGGCAGCGGAGCTACGCCACATCGCTGAAGGTGTATCGCCTGACCATCGGCTTTCCTGCAGGTGAGCTGTACGGCCTCGTGTCGCAAATGCGCCGAGCCGCCATCTCAATTCCATCGAACATCGCGGAGGGGTACGGGCGTCACAGTTCGGCCGAGTTTCTCCGGTCGCTGCGCATAGCCTATGGATCGAACTGTGAGTTGGAAACGCAGGTTATGATTGCCTGCGATCTGCGCCTGCTGACGGCCGAAGATTCCAAGGGTCTCCGGAACGACATCCACGAGGTGGAGCTAATGCTTGCCAGCCTGATGCGCACCATCAAGCGTCGCTCGATCTCTCGATCTCTGGTTCCCTCGATCTCTGAAAAGAGGTGA
- a CDS encoding transposase, with protein MARIARVVAAGVPHHVVQRGNRRQPVFFSSADQKAYLRLMATWCQQERVEVWAYCLMSNHVHLVAVPENEQGLARAIGEAHRRYTVRVNQRENWRGYLWQGRFSSYPLDEQYLLAAVRYAELNPVRARLVERPWLYSWSSAAAHVRKRDDVLVKVKPMLGRVSDWREYLSAEQESADTEILRRHMRSGRPLGSPEFVETLEAKSGRVLVPGKRGPKPRSMSIK; from the coding sequence GTGGCCAGAATCGCGCGAGTAGTGGCAGCAGGCGTACCGCATCATGTTGTGCAGCGAGGCAACCGGCGTCAGCCGGTCTTCTTCAGTTCGGCGGACCAGAAGGCCTACCTGCGGTTGATGGCCACATGGTGTCAGCAGGAGCGGGTTGAGGTTTGGGCCTACTGCCTGATGTCTAACCATGTGCATCTGGTGGCAGTGCCCGAGAACGAGCAGGGGCTTGCCCGAGCGATTGGTGAGGCCCATCGCCGGTACACGGTGCGTGTGAACCAGCGCGAGAACTGGCGCGGGTATCTGTGGCAGGGGCGGTTCTCGTCCTACCCGCTCGACGAGCAGTATCTTCTTGCCGCGGTCCGCTATGCTGAGCTGAATCCGGTACGGGCGAGGCTGGTCGAGCGGCCCTGGCTGTACTCGTGGTCGAGCGCGGCAGCGCACGTGAGGAAGCGGGATGACGTGCTGGTGAAGGTGAAGCCGATGCTCGGCCGAGTCAGTGACTGGCGTGAGTACCTCAGCGCCGAGCAGGAGAGCGCCGACACGGAGATTCTACGTCGTCACATGCGCAGCGGGCGACCTTTGGGCAGTCCCGAATTCGTTGAGACACTCGAAGCCAAGAGCGGTCGGGTTCTGGTCCCCGGCAAGCGAGGTCCCAAGCCACGATCCATGTCAATTAAGTAA
- a CDS encoding four helix bundle protein, translating into MADRTQVRTYQDLTAWQKAFNLCADVYQATKRFPRSEVYGLAGQMQRAAVSIPSNIAEGFGRRTTADFLRSLYIAYGSICELQTQALLTTKLCYLSDKESAPLLQSIGDTERLTKALIRALERKLSSPSST; encoded by the coding sequence GTGGCAGACAGAACACAGGTAAGGACCTATCAGGACTTGACCGCGTGGCAGAAGGCGTTTAACTTGTGCGCCGACGTCTATCAGGCCACGAAGCGGTTTCCCCGAAGTGAAGTCTACGGGCTCGCCGGTCAGATGCAGCGGGCCGCCGTGTCCATACCATCAAACATCGCCGAAGGCTTCGGACGACGCACGACAGCCGATTTCCTGCGCTCGCTCTACATTGCCTACGGCTCAATCTGTGAACTCCAGACCCAGGCGCTTCTAACGACGAAGCTGTGCTACCTGTCTGACAAAGAGTCTGCGCCGCTGCTTCAGTCGATTGGCGACACCGAACGTCTGACGAAGGCTCTCATCCGCGCGCTCGAGCGTAAGCTCTCTTCGCCTTCCTCCACTTGA